The stretch of DNA ccagcctcaggtattttgttacagggACACagaaatgaactaatacagaaaattggtactgaggtacagtgcattgctataaagatacctgaaaatgtgaaagtggctCTGGAACTGgctaatgggcagaggttggaaaaagtttggagggctcagaagaagatgagaagatgagggaaagcttggaactttttttttttttttttttttggctttttcacTGAGCCATGGTAACTTCTTACAGACAgattaaatggttgtgaccaaaatgctggtagggatatggacaatgaagtccaggctgatgagatctcagatggaaatgaggaagtgATTGGGAACTGGAGTAGAGGTCACCCATGTTATGCCCTAGCAAAGAACTTTGCTGCTTTGTGTTCATGCCCTACAGATTTCTGGAAGCTTGAACTTAAGAGTGATAACTAGGGCAcctggcaaaagaaatttctgagcagcaaagcattcaagaagtgacctgGCTGCTTCACTGCTTCAAACAGCCTACAACTGTATATGGGAGCAAAGAAACGACTTAaagttggaatttatatttaaaaggtaagcagattataaaagtttggaaaatatgcagCCTGGCCATttggtagagaaagaaaaagcatttttagaAGAGGAATACATGTGGGCTTTGGAACAACCACTTGCAAAAGAGATTTGCATGACTAACAGAAAGCCAAGTGGTGATAtctaagacaatgggaaaaataccTGGAAGACATTTCAGAAGTCTTCGGGAAAGTccttcccatcacagacccagaggcctaggagaaaagaaTGGTTCcaagggccaggcccagggccccactgcccTGAGCAGCCTCAAGACACTGTGCCCTGAATCCAGCCACTCTGGCTCCAGCCTCAGCTGAGAGTGCCCCAGGCGCAGCTTGGGTTGCAGCTCCAGAGGGTTCAAGCCTTGGTTATTGTGGTGGTTTCCACATTGTGTTAAGGCTGCAGATGCTCAGACTGCAAGCATGAAGGAGGCTTGGCAacttctacctagatttcagaggatgtatgagaaAGCCTGGGATCCCAGTCAGAAGCCTGCCACAGGAGTGGAGCCCCCACAGAGAACCTCTACCAGGGTAGTGCCAAAGGGAAATGTGAGGGCtccccacagagtccccactagggcaCTGCCTAATGGATCTGTGGGAAGGGGACCACTGCCCCCTGAGATGTGGTCCTGAAACAACTGCTCAGTCATGTCACTTGGCTGCCCAAGGCTTTGGGAGTCTATCCCTTATACcaggatgtgggacatggagtcaaggaTTATGTTGGAGCTTTAAGAGCcttggctggagtacagtagcacaatcctAACTCGctgcagcctttaactcctagactcaagctatcctcctgcctcagcctcccaagtagctgggattacaggctcaagccacaGCATCTGACTCTTCATATGCTCTTTACCCAAATTTTccaattatttactttttgtattttgctttgttAACACCCATCAGCCAAATACCACTGGGAACAAACTTATCATGAGAAACAACTTATTGTAGCTTTCTGCAGCAAGGAAGCCCATATACCAAGGTGATCATGGAGTGTCTTGGTAAGAGACATTTAGGAAGTGCTGGCTATAGAGTTTCATATAACATGCTAGGTATTACtagatataatattaaataatatcacTATTAAATACTAGATATCAATTAAAAGACTACCAATATTAGTTAATTCTGTTACCTGTTAGATATGGCTAGACATCATCATCTTTTCTATCCAAAGTCCCATATTTAAATTTGTTGtactttttaaagttcttgtaactgttttctcccattccaaaGTCCAATTTTATGTCCTGCTTTTAGGTGTCACATTTCTGTAGTCTTCTTTAATCTGGAAAGATTCAACAGCCTTTGCCTTTTTATTCTTGACATCCTTGAAGTATATACGCAAAGTATTTTATAGAAAGATAGTCATTTGGGATTTATGTATTTCATGTTTAGGTTCAGATTATGCATTGTTGGTGTGGATACCACAGAAGTGTTGAGGTGTCATAACAGGGGCCAAATGATGTCTGTTTTTCCCTTCATTGGAGATCTCAACTTTGTTCACTTGGCTAAGATGATGTCTTTTAGATTTTTCCACTGAACggttactttttaattaaattttgaaaataaaaacgtTTCTTATGGGAGATACATTATTAGTGGGCATTCTCCTATAAAGATTAGCTTCCACTTCTTCCCAATTTATTCATCAGTTTCTTCAACTATAAATATTCTATCAATATGGACGGAGAATCCAGTTAAATAACATGTAGattaatcattattatttctgaCTTTATTGAGGTGTATTTTACATGTCATAGAATTTACCCATTTCGGGCTTACAATTTAATAAACTTCAGGAACTTTGAAGAGTGGTGTAACTATCATCACAATTCAGTTTAGATCATTTTTGCCCCCCAGTTGGACTCCTTATGCTTATGTACAGTTAAACCTCATTCTCACCTCAAATCTGGAGCAACCACTAACCTTTCTCTATATATACATTTGCCTactctgtatattttataaaactgaattttaCAATCCATGGggttttgtgactggcttctttaacttagcataatgtttccaaggttcatgCATGTTGTAGCATGAGCCAGTTCTTCACTCCTTtgaatttccaaataaaattctgtttgtATGGATATGCCATGATTTGTCTATTCATTTACCTATAGGAGGGCATTTTGCTTGTTTGCAGTTTGGGGATATGAGTAATGCTGCTGCGAACATTCATGCACTAATTGAAAATACTTATCTGTGTTGATGGGTGGCATTCCTAGTCACCCTTTCATGTCTGTTTTTCTGCCTTTCCTGGCATTTTCCAGGCACGATTTCACCTTCACTTGAACTGCTTCGTTCAGGACTCTGCAAATTCCCTGAAGTAGAAGGAAAAATGACCACATTCAAAGTGAGTAGGGCTTGCCTCTCTTGCTGTTAAAATTCCATCTTACCATTTATATTGTCACATTTTTATCTGTCTTGGGAACACTCAAGGAGAACAACAAGCATTTGAGGGCATTTTGTTTGCCAGATGCTTCCTTTGTTGCTTTTGAGTTGACTTTCCATTTGGTTTTAGTTCTTGttttcttatataatttattttctgcagTAGAGAAAATAGTAGGAATGGATAATTCTTTCACTTCACTTCTTCTCTGATCACAAATTAGCTGTTACATTCTTCATCATGTACATTCTTAACTGTATTTGTATTGATGATATACCTCTAATTTAAAATTGtgctcattttatatattatataatgttccAGTTTTACATTGGTATCATAGTCCCACTGAATTAATGTACCTTCTTATTTTTAACTACCTCACACTCATAGACATTTAGGTGGTTTCggaattttactattttaagcaATACTGCTGCGACAGCTTTCCTATATATAACCCCTTCCCCCCAAAATTAATTCTGAAAACAAGATAGGATACTTTTGACATGTATCACACTGGCTGTTTTATAGATGATAGATTATTTCAACAGGGCACAGCACATCAGGCTCTGACTGCCACTTCCCACAAATATTGTTATTGGAGCTTTCACACAGGAAGGGCTAGATTCAGTGTTTGCCATACCTCAGTCATACCTTGTATGCATGTTATTTATTGGTCTCTTCTTATTCCTTTATGGAGTAAGCAGTTTTATCAAAGTAGTAAGTACCTTCATTTCAAATGTCCAATGATACTGGAAGATTGGCCAGTCACTGTGTTCTGTTACTATATTTATTCAGAGAAGCAGAATGCAGATTTTGGTCTCTTGTTCCTCTTAAACTCATCAAATATGAGAGATCTGCTCAGATTCACACAGGCAACCAAGGTCAGGAATGTTAGCCATTCTGCTCATTTATAATCAGATAAGTGAGAATGATATTAATACAATGAATTCTTCTTCCTAATCAGATTACTAAAACCATGGGAATATTTACAACCTGCTCTTAACCATCATAAGGAGAATAAGGGTACTTGTGTTCACTGGAAAGAGTGGGAAGTAGGTAAAAAAATTTGGAAGAAAGTATGAAATTATGTGAtcaaattttaaatgtgtttattgacattctaattttcatttgacattttaaataatcagGAGAATAAAgtctatataaaattattttctttacaggattgataatgaaaaatatttaatatgaagtattcattatttaaataaaaagatcatttttgccctggaatactatgcagataTGAAGCGAGATGAAATAAATAGCAATAAGGAcagttataattaaaaataataaaattagataatatttattaaatacttagtCTTTGCCACACAGTTTTCCCAATGCtatatatatttccttctttaatccTTGAGAAAACTATACCAGGTGAAAAATCATTATACAGACAGGAAACTAATGCATGTAGGTGAGCTTGTCCAAAGCCACATGTCTAGGAAGGTACAGAGCTTTGGGATGTGCTCTGAGGCATGATGGTTCCATATCATGACATTGAATGCTGCAACTAATGTATGTAGTTTGTGCCTTGAGAGTATAAAGGATGTACTGCATAGCTATCCCACACAGGTCACCATAAACTGGTTAGTCTGACAGTAAAGAAAAGTTACAGCATCCACAGTTCGAGTATGAAAGGAAGACAACAGAAGAGAGGAAGACAATGGACATCATCAAAGTTGGGACTAAATTGCTGAATGTTACTGAGGCAATTGGCAACTCACTATAACCTAAATACCTGAAGCCCAGGAGGCAGCATTTAGAGTCCTAGAGGGCTGGTTACAAGTAGACTCAATGAGTGAACAAAGTAAAAGTACAGGACTTCTTTTATATCATTGCACTTCTGATGGATCTCATGAAAATCAGTGTGTGTCATTGTCTGGATATAGGCAGAATGAGTGGGAAATCTGTATGTTGACCTACATCCCTCAAGATCTAGGACAACTTACCACACCTGTCCCCTTTGCCTACTTCGTGCCACCCTTCTTTGAATAATCATTGGTCATAAGATTTAGGTTTTGTATGTTGGATATTTTAGGAGGCAGTGACCTTCAAAGATGTGGCTGTGGTCTTCACTGAGGATGAGCTGGGGCTGCTGGACTCTGCCCAGAGGAAGCTGTACCGAGACGTGATGCTAGAGAACTTCAGGAACCTGCTCTCAGTAGGTGAGGACAGACACCCTCTGTAACAGAATATTAGGCCCCAGGAGTGGCTTTGTATTCCAAGTTTGAGTATGCATTGGGAATCTAAATTTCCAGTAAAATTTCCCTAGATATTACCTACAGTGGGTTGGAATTAAGCATGTCACTGCATGTTCACAGGGAATCAACCATTCCACCAAGATACTTTCCACTTCTTAAGGAAGGAAAAGTTGTGGATGATGAAGACAACAAGCCAAAGAGAAGGGAATTCAGGTCAGAACCAAGCAACTGTGCATACTTGTACATGACTCTTCCATCTGTTTTACTTCTGTCCATGCCTATTTCCATCACCCTGGTCTAAATTCCCAAACTGCTTTCCTGAATTATTGCAACTGCCTTTCTTCTTTAAAGTTCCTTTGGGTTCATTAttcatgttcatattttattagtTTCATAATTTATTATGCAAGATTTTAGACTGGGAAATTTACCAGAATTAGTAACAGGTTAAATGTGTGtatgttattaattatttaattcagtATTTTGTTTCTACCAAGGATTTTACGTATGAGATGTGATGTAGTTCTAAATTGGTGTCTTGAAAACCAAAGACCATAGTGGACTCGGAAAACATGAACTTGATGTTTCCTGTATTCATTAAAGTTTATTGCCGTGTCTTATGTGAAATCTTGAAAACATTGAACAGGGCTTCACTTGCCCACATATATTAATTCTGTGTCTTTTTAGGAGGGAAGATCCAAATTGAGATGGAGACTGTTCCAGAAGCAGGACCACATGAAGAGTGGTCCTGTCAGCAAATATGGGAGCAAATTGCAAGTGACCTAACCAGGTCTCAAGACTCCATAAGGAACAGCTCTGAGTTATTCATAGAAGGTGATGTCCTCTGCCAGACTGAGGCAGGACTATCTATAAGTCATGTGCAACAGAAATCTTACCAGTGTAATGAATGTAAACAGTGCTTCAGTGATGTTTCTGTCTTTGATCTTCATCAACAATTGCACTCAGGAGAGAAGTCTCATACATGTGATGAGTGTGGAAAAAGCTTCTGTTACATCTCAGCCCTTCGTACTCATCAAAGAGTCCATATGGGAGAAAAACACTATaagtgtgatgtgtgtggtaaGGAATTTAATCAGAGCTCACATCTTCAAACTCATCAGAAGgtccatactggagagaaaccattcAAATGTGAGCAGTGTGGGAAAGGCTTCCATAGTAGATCAGCACTTAATGTTCATTGCAAGTTACACACAGGAGAGAAGCCTTATAATTGtgaggaatgtgggaaagccttcattCACGATTCACAGCTTCAGGAACATCAGAGAATCCATACTGGGGAGAAGCCATTCAAATGTGATATATGTGGTAAGAGCTTCCGTGTTAGATCAAGACTTAATAGGCATTCCATGGTTCACACAGGAGAAAAACCATTCAGATGTGATACATGTGGCAAGAATTTTCGTCAGAGATCAGCACTTAATAGTCATTCCATGGTCCACATAGGAGAGAAGCCATACAAATGTGAGCAGTGTGGAAAAGGCTTCATTTGTAGGCGAGATTTTTGTAAGCATCAGATGgtccacacaggagagaaaccatataattgtaaagaatgtgggaagaCCTTCAGGTGGTCCTCATGTCTTTTGAACCATCAGCGAGTCCACAGTGGacaaaaacccttcaaatgtgaagaatgtgggaaGGGATTTTATACAAATTCACAACGATCTTCCCATCAGAGATCCCACAATGGAGAAAAGCCATATAAGTGTGAGGAGTGTGGTAAGGGCTATAAAAGGAGGTTGGATCTTGAGTTTCACCAGAGGGTCCACACAGGTGAGAGACCCTATAattgtaaggaatgtgggaagagCTTTGGCTGGGCCTCCTGTCTTTTGAAACATCGGAGACTCCACAGTGGAGAAAAACCTTTCAAATGTGAAGAGTGTGGAAAGAGATTTACTCAGAGTTCACAACTTCATTCCCATCAGACATGCCATACTGGAGAAAAGCTATACAAATGtgagcagtgtgagaaggggtACAACAGTAAATTTAATCTTGACATGCACCAGAGGGTCCACAGGGGAGAGCGACCCTATAATTGTAAGGAATGTGGAAAGAGCTTTGGCTGGGCTTCATGTCTTTTGAAACATCAGAGACTCCACAGTGGAGAAAAGCCATTGAAATGTGGAGTGTGGGAAGAGATCTACTCAGAATTCACAGCACCATTTACATCAGAAAGTCTATGTGGAAAAAAAGCCGTACAGGTGTGAGAAGTGTGGGAAGGGCTTTGGCTGGGCCTCAATTCATCTGACCCATCGATTTTCCACAGCAGAGAAAAACCATTCAAACATGAGAACTATAGAAAGAGCTTTGAACATAGATCATATCTTAAAGACCAAGAAAAAAGTCCACGGTGGAGATAATCCATATAAATGTGAGGAGTATGGGATGTACTACAACAGGCACTTGACTTGATATGCATCAGAGGGTCCATATTGTAGAGAAACCATGGAAGTTTGGGGAGATTGCCATGTGCTTCAGTTATGCCTCGAAGTCTTCAGCTTCATCAGAGTGTTCACTTTCAAGAGAAACCTTAGTAATGTGATGTCTGTGATAGTCTTCTCAACTACAAGCTCATTGGAGAGTTAACAATGggagaaacattaaaaatttgaTACATGTGGTAAGCACTTCAGTTTGAGTTCGTATCTCATAGCTTATTACAGAATCCATGCTGATGATACATTTCATACAGTCTCAAGAGGGAAAATAGTTAAAGTCAGTGTTTCAGCCATAGTTCAGCATACCCATGTAGTTTTACAACCACTGTAGCACAGAACCTTTGTAAGTTGGGGCTTCATTCAGAAGTTTGGCAATTATAGTTATTCAAGAGACAGGCCTTAGAAAGAATAGGAGTTTGTTCAGGCATTTACAAATCTCTAATGATGGACATGTCAAAATTGATTGTCAGCTAGAATGTAAACTGTATGTATCTTTGCTGCAGAATCTTCACAACCTTAACACTGATTGGAactttgtatgtgtgtttggtACATGTAAGAGATGTAGAAAGAGCTTTAGCTGGGCTTCATATC from Rhinopithecus roxellana isolate Shanxi Qingling chromosome 12, ASM756505v1, whole genome shotgun sequence encodes:
- the ZNF221 gene encoding zinc finger protein 221, which produces MTTFKEAVTFKDVAVVFTEDELGLLDSAQRKLYRDVMLENFRNLLSVGNQPFHQDTFHFLRKEKLWMMKTTSQREGNSGGKIQIEMETVPEAGPHEEWSCQQIWEQIASDLTRSQDSIRNSSELFIEGDVLCQTEAGLSISHVQQKSYQCNECKQCFSDVSVFDLHQQLHSGEKSHTCDECGKSFCYISALRTHQRVHMGEKHYKCDVCGKEFNQSSHLQTHQKVHTGEKPFKCEQCGKGFHSRSALNVHCKLHTGEKPYNCEECGKAFIHDSQLQEHQRIHTGEKPFKCDICGKSFRVRSRLNRHSMVHTGEKPFRCDTCGKNFRQRSALNSHSMVHIGEKPYKCEQCGKGFICRRDFCKHQMVHTGEKPYNCKECGKTFRWSSCLLNHQRVHSGQKPFKCEECGKGFYTNSQRSSHQRSHNGEKPYKCEECGKGYKRRLDLEFHQRVHTGERPYNCKECGKSFGWASCLLKHRRLHSGEKPFKCEECGKRFTQSSQLHSHQTCHTGEKLYKCEQCEKGYNSKFNLDMHQRVHRGERPYNCKECGKSFGWASCLLKHQRLHSGEKPLKCGVWEEIYSEFTAPFTSESLCGKKAVQV